In a single window of the Callithrix jacchus isolate 240 chromosome 1, calJac240_pri, whole genome shotgun sequence genome:
- the SELENOO gene encoding protein adenylyltransferase SelO, mitochondrial isoform X5: protein MPAQPSGSFCACGLAGPLRARAGFRGRCRVQDPFRPRQQEGPERRRDVGRGAKPLPDPNRLPAPVQRRKSRAARAGSPVAVSGTSPCVTPRPGSARHKTPAATPTPPTLWTRDANRRTRQPIGARYDTAPPLPRATGFRGTRGGASGRGRPASGGIGAADGSAQGSCRRLARCCPTPAPRPLPLVARAPLCVVGRRHGACAALAGGTALRQPRSARAAGGDAACRSRGRLDHAAARARGLLHPRAAHPAAAAPPRGAVGARASAAGSGGAARARGRGRGRVVLQRQRAPTGRRARRALLLRPPVRPLRGTAGRRRRHVPRRGVHGGRRALGAAAQGRRANALLQADGRKVLRSSIREFLCSEAMFHLGVPTTRAGACVTSESTVARDVFYDGNPKYEKCTVVLRIASTFIRFGSFEIFKSTDEHSGRAGPSVGRNDIRVQLLDYVIGSFYPEIQAAHASDSVQRNAAFFREVTRRTARMVAEWQCVGFCHGVLNTDNMSILGLTIDYGPFGFLDRYDPDHVCNASDNTGRYAYSKQPEVCKWNLQKLAEALQPELPLELGEAILAEEFDAEFQRHYLQKMRRKLGLVQVELEEDGALVSRLLQTMHLTGADFTNTFYLLSSFLVDPESPGLAEFLARLMEQCASLEELRLAFRPQMDPRQLSMMLVLAQSNPQLFALMGTRAGIARELERVEQQSQLEQLSVAELQSRNHDHWATWLQEYRARLDKDLEGAGDAAAWQAERVRVMRASNPKYVLRNYIAQNAIEAAERGDFSEVRQVLKLLETPYQCEAGTATEPEATEARGATGGQHSYSSKPPLWAAELCVTUSS from the exons ATGCCCGCCCAGCCCTCCGGGAGCTTCTGCGCCTGCGGCCTCGCGGGGCCTCTCCGAGCCCGGGCTGGGTTCCGGGGGCGGTGCCGGGTCCAAGACCCCTTCCGTCCTAGACAACAGGAGGGGCCCGAGAGGCGGCGAGATGTGGGGCGCGGCGCTAAGCCCCTGCCCGACCCGAACAGACTGCCAGCTCCGGTGCAGCGGAGAAAATCCAGGGCTGCCCGAGCGGGGTCGCCTGTGGCGGTCTCGGGGACGTCACCATGTGTCACCCCGCGCCCCGGCAGCGCGCGCCACAAGACGCCGGCTGCCACCCCTACACCTCCGACTCTCTGGACCAGAGACGCGAACAGACGAACGAGGCAGCCAATCGGTGCCCGGTACGACACCGCCCCGCCCCTCCCACGGGCGACTGGGTTCCGGGGCACGCGGGGCGGGGCTTCCGGGCGGGGCAGGCCGGCTTCCGGCGGAATCGGCGCCGCCGATGGCAGCGCACAGGGTAGCTGTCGGCGCCTCGCTCGCTGCTGCCCGACTCCTGCTCCTCGGCCGCTGCCGCTTGTCGCCCGTGCCCCGCTCTGCGTTGTCGGGCGCCGCCATGGAGCCTGCGCCGCGTTGGCTGGCGGGACTGCGCTTCGACAACCGCGCTCTGCGCGCGCTGCCGGTGGAGACGCCGCCTGCCGGTCCCGAGGGCGCCTCGACCACGCCGCGGCTCGTGCCCGGGGCCTGCTTCACCCGCGTGCGGCCCACCCCGCTGCGGCAGCCCCGCCTCGTGGCGCTGTCGGAGCCCGCGCTAGCGCTGCTGGGTCTGGGGGCGCCGCCCGCGCCCGAGGCCGAGGCCGAGGCCGCGTTGTTCTTCAGCGGCAACGCGCTCCTACCGGGCGCCGAGCCCGCCGCGCACTGCTACTGCGGCCACCAGTTCGGCCACTTCGCGGGACAGCTGGGCGACGGCGCCGCCATGTACCTAGGCGAGGTGTGCACGGCGGCCGGCGAGCGCTGGGAGCTGCAGCTCAAGGGCGCCGGGCCAACGCCCTTCTCCAG GCCGACGGTCGCAAGGTCCTGCGGTCAAGCATTCGGGAGTTCCTGTGCAGCGAAGCCATGTTCCACCTGGGGGTCCCCACCACACGGGCCGGCGCCTGCGTCACATCTGAGTCCACAGTGGCGCGTGATGTGTTCTATGATGGTAATCCCAAATATGAAAAATGCACAGTTGTGTTGCGTATAGCTTCCACTTTCATAAG GTTTGGATCCTTTGAGATTTTTAAGTCCACAGATGAGCACTCGGGGCGCGCAGGCCCCAGCGTGGGGAGGAACGACATTCGTGTGCAGCTGCTCGACTACGTCATCGGCTCCTTCTACCCTGAGATCCAGGCTGCTCACGCCAGCGACAGCGTGCAGAGAAACGCCGCCTTCTTCCGGGAG GTGACGCGGCGTACGGCGAGGATGGTGGCCGAGTGGCAGTGCGTGGGCTTCTGCCATGGCGTGCTTAACACTGACAACATGAGCATCCTGGGGCTGACCATCGACTACGGGCCCTTCGGCTTCCTGGACAG GTACGACCCCGACCACGTGTGCAACGCCTCAGACAACACCGGCCGCTATGCATACAGCAAGCAGCCCGAGGTGTGCAAGTGGAACCTGCAGAAGCTGGCTGAGGCGCTGCAGCCGGAGCTGCCCCTGGAGCTGGGCGAGGCCATCCTGGCCGAGGAGTTTGACGCCGAGTTCCAAAGGCACTACCTGCAGAAGATGCGCAGGAAACTGGGCCTTGTGCAGGTGGAGCTGGAGGAAGACGGGGCGCTGGTGTCCAGGCTCCTGCAGACCATGCACCTGACAG GTGCCGACTTCACAAATACCTTCTACTTGCTGAGCTCCTTCCTGGTGGATCCGGAGTCACCAGGCCTGGCGGAGTTCCTGGCCAGGCTGATGGAGCAGTGTGCTTCCCTGGAGGAGCTGAGGCTAGCCTTCCGGCCCCAGATGGATCCCCG GCAGCTGTCCATGATGTTGGTGCTGGCACAGTCAAACCCGCAGCTGTTCGCACTCATGGGCACCCGGGCAGGCATCGCCAGGGAGCTGGAGCGCGTGGAGCAGCAGTCTCAGCTGGAACAGCTGAGCGTGGCCGAGCTGCAGAGCAGGAACCACGACCACTGGGCCACCTGGCTCCAGGAGTACAG AGCCCGGCTGGACAAGGACCTGGAAGGCGCCGGAGATGCTGCTGCCTGGCAGGCCGAGCGTGTGCGTGTGATGCGCGCCAGCAACCCCAAGTATGTCCTGAGGAACTACATCGCGCAGAACGCCATCGAGGCTGCCGAGCGTGGGGACTTCTCAGAG GTTCGGCAGGTACTGAAGCTGCTGGAGACCCCTTACCAATGCGAGGCAGGCACTGCCACAGAGCCCGAGGCCACGGAGGCCAGAGGGGCGACCGGCGGGCAGCATTCCTACAGCAGCAAGCCCCCGCTCTGGGCAGCAGAACTGTGTGTGACATGATCATCGTAA
- the SELENOO gene encoding protein adenylyltransferase SelO, mitochondrial isoform X4 produces the protein MAAHRVAVGASLAAARLLLLGRCRLSPVPRSALSGAAMEPAPRWLAGLRFDNRALRALPVETPPAGPEGASTTPRLVPGACFTRVRPTPLRQPRLVALSEPALALLGLGAPPAPEAEAEAALFFSGNALLPGAEPAAHCYCGHQFGHFAGQLGDGAAMYLGEVCTAAGERWELQLKGAGPTPFSRQADGRKVLRSSIREFLCSEAMFHLGVPTTRAGACVTSESTVARDVFYDGNPKYEKCTVVLRIASTFIRFGSFEIFKSTDEHSGRAGPSVGRNDIRVQLLDYVIGSFYPEIQAAHASDSVQRNAAFFREVTRRTARMVAEWQCVGFCHGVLNTDNMSILGLTIDYGPFGFLDRYDPDHVCNASDNTGRYAYSKQPEVCKWNLQKLAEALQPELPLELGEAILAEEFDAEFQRHYLQKMRRKLGLVQVELEEDGALVSRLLQTMHLTGADFTNTFYLLSSFLVDPESPGLAEFLARLMEQCASLEELRLAFRPQMDPRQLSMMLVLAQSNPQLFALMGTRAGIARELERVEQQSQLEQLSVAELQSRNHDHWATWLQEYRARLDKDLEGAGDAAAWQAERVRVMRASNPKYVLRNYIAQNAIEAAERGDFSEVRQVLKLLETPYQCEAGTATEPEATEARGATGGQHSYSSKPPLWAAELCVTUSS, from the exons ATGGCAGCGCACAGGGTAGCTGTCGGCGCCTCGCTCGCTGCTGCCCGACTCCTGCTCCTCGGCCGCTGCCGCTTGTCGCCCGTGCCCCGCTCTGCGTTGTCGGGCGCCGCCATGGAGCCTGCGCCGCGTTGGCTGGCGGGACTGCGCTTCGACAACCGCGCTCTGCGCGCGCTGCCGGTGGAGACGCCGCCTGCCGGTCCCGAGGGCGCCTCGACCACGCCGCGGCTCGTGCCCGGGGCCTGCTTCACCCGCGTGCGGCCCACCCCGCTGCGGCAGCCCCGCCTCGTGGCGCTGTCGGAGCCCGCGCTAGCGCTGCTGGGTCTGGGGGCGCCGCCCGCGCCCGAGGCCGAGGCCGAGGCCGCGTTGTTCTTCAGCGGCAACGCGCTCCTACCGGGCGCCGAGCCCGCCGCGCACTGCTACTGCGGCCACCAGTTCGGCCACTTCGCGGGACAGCTGGGCGACGGCGCCGCCATGTACCTAGGCGAGGTGTGCACGGCGGCCGGCGAGCGCTGGGAGCTGCAGCTCAAGGGCGCCGGGCCAACGCCCTTCTCCAG ACAGGCCGACGGTCGCAAGGTCCTGCGGTCAAGCATTCGGGAGTTCCTGTGCAGCGAAGCCATGTTCCACCTGGGGGTCCCCACCACACGGGCCGGCGCCTGCGTCACATCTGAGTCCACAGTGGCGCGTGATGTGTTCTATGATGGTAATCCCAAATATGAAAAATGCACAGTTGTGTTGCGTATAGCTTCCACTTTCATAAG GTTTGGATCCTTTGAGATTTTTAAGTCCACAGATGAGCACTCGGGGCGCGCAGGCCCCAGCGTGGGGAGGAACGACATTCGTGTGCAGCTGCTCGACTACGTCATCGGCTCCTTCTACCCTGAGATCCAGGCTGCTCACGCCAGCGACAGCGTGCAGAGAAACGCCGCCTTCTTCCGGGAG GTGACGCGGCGTACGGCGAGGATGGTGGCCGAGTGGCAGTGCGTGGGCTTCTGCCATGGCGTGCTTAACACTGACAACATGAGCATCCTGGGGCTGACCATCGACTACGGGCCCTTCGGCTTCCTGGACAG GTACGACCCCGACCACGTGTGCAACGCCTCAGACAACACCGGCCGCTATGCATACAGCAAGCAGCCCGAGGTGTGCAAGTGGAACCTGCAGAAGCTGGCTGAGGCGCTGCAGCCGGAGCTGCCCCTGGAGCTGGGCGAGGCCATCCTGGCCGAGGAGTTTGACGCCGAGTTCCAAAGGCACTACCTGCAGAAGATGCGCAGGAAACTGGGCCTTGTGCAGGTGGAGCTGGAGGAAGACGGGGCGCTGGTGTCCAGGCTCCTGCAGACCATGCACCTGACAG GTGCCGACTTCACAAATACCTTCTACTTGCTGAGCTCCTTCCTGGTGGATCCGGAGTCACCAGGCCTGGCGGAGTTCCTGGCCAGGCTGATGGAGCAGTGTGCTTCCCTGGAGGAGCTGAGGCTAGCCTTCCGGCCCCAGATGGATCCCCG GCAGCTGTCCATGATGTTGGTGCTGGCACAGTCAAACCCGCAGCTGTTCGCACTCATGGGCACCCGGGCAGGCATCGCCAGGGAGCTGGAGCGCGTGGAGCAGCAGTCTCAGCTGGAACAGCTGAGCGTGGCCGAGCTGCAGAGCAGGAACCACGACCACTGGGCCACCTGGCTCCAGGAGTACAG AGCCCGGCTGGACAAGGACCTGGAAGGCGCCGGAGATGCTGCTGCCTGGCAGGCCGAGCGTGTGCGTGTGATGCGCGCCAGCAACCCCAAGTATGTCCTGAGGAACTACATCGCGCAGAACGCCATCGAGGCTGCCGAGCGTGGGGACTTCTCAGAG GTTCGGCAGGTACTGAAGCTGCTGGAGACCCCTTACCAATGCGAGGCAGGCACTGCCACAGAGCCCGAGGCCACGGAGGCCAGAGGGGCGACCGGCGGGCAGCATTCCTACAGCAGCAAGCCCCCGCTCTGGGCAGCAGAACTGTGTGTGACATGATCATCGTAA
- the SELENOO gene encoding protein adenylyltransferase SelO, mitochondrial isoform X3: MPAQPSGSFCACGLAGPLRARAGFRGRCRVQDPFRPRQQEGPERRRDVGRGAKPLPDPNRLPAPVQRRKSRAARAGSPVAVSGTSPCVTPRPGSARHKTPAATPTPPTLWTRDANRRTRQPIGARYDTAPPLPRATGFRGTRGGASGRGRPASGGIGAADGSAQGSCRRLARCCPTPAPRPLPLVARAPLCVVGRRHGACAALAGGTALRQPRSARAAGGDAACRSRGRLDHAAARARGLLHPRAAHPAAAAPPRGAVGARASAAGSGGAARARGRGRGRVVLQRQRAPTGRRARRALLLRPPVRPLRGTAGRRRRHVPRRGVHGGRRALGAAAQGRRANALLQADGRKVLRSSIREFLCSEAMFHLGVPTTRAGACVTSESTVARDVFYDGNPKYEKCTVVLRIASTFIRFGSFEIFKSTDEHSGRAGPSVGRNDIRVQLLDYVIGSFYPEIQAAHASDSVQRNAAFFREVTRRTARMVAEWQCVGFCHGVLNTDNMSILGLTIDYGPFGFLDRYDPDHVCNASDNTGRYAYSKQPEVCKWNLQKLAEALQPELPLELGEAILAEEFDAEFQRHYLQKMRRKLGLVQVELEEDGALVSRLLQTMHLTESRSVTLAGVQWLDLGSLQPPPPGHGHGLLQPPPPGHGSLHLPPPGHGHGSLHPPPPGHGHGLLQPPPPGHGSLHLPPPGHGHGSLHPPPPGHGHGSLQPPPPGHSHGSLQPLPPGHSSLHLPPPGHGHGSLHPPPPGHGSLHPLPPGHGHGSLQPPPPGHSHGSLQPLPPGHSSLHLPPPGHGHGSLHPPPPGHGHGSLHPLPPGHSHGSLQPLPPGHSSLHLPPPGHGHGSLHLPPPGHGHGSLHPLPPGHGSLHLPPPGHGHGSLHLPPPGHGSLHPPPPGHGHGLLHLPPPGHGSLQPPPPGHGHGSLHLPPPGHGSLHLPPPGHGHGSLHPPPPGHGHGSLHLPPPGHGSLQPPPPGHGSLHPPPPGHGSLQPPPPGHGSLHPPPPGHSHGSLQPLPPGHSHGSLHPLPPGHSHGSLQPLPPGHSSLHLPPPGHGHGSLHPPPPGHSHGSLQPLPPGHSHGSLHPLPPGHSHGSLQPLPPGHSSLHLPPPGHGSLHPLPPGHSSLHLPPPGHGLLHPLPPGHGHGLLHPLPPGHGHGSLHPLPPGHGHGSLHPLPPGHSHGSLQPLPPGHSSLHLPPPGHGHGSLHPPPPGHSHGSLQPLPPGHSHGSLHPLPPGHSHGSLQPLPPGHSSLHLPPPGHGSLHPLPPGHGHGLLHPLPPGHGHGSLHPLPPGHGHGSLHPLPPGHGSLHPPPPGL, encoded by the exons ATGCCCGCCCAGCCCTCCGGGAGCTTCTGCGCCTGCGGCCTCGCGGGGCCTCTCCGAGCCCGGGCTGGGTTCCGGGGGCGGTGCCGGGTCCAAGACCCCTTCCGTCCTAGACAACAGGAGGGGCCCGAGAGGCGGCGAGATGTGGGGCGCGGCGCTAAGCCCCTGCCCGACCCGAACAGACTGCCAGCTCCGGTGCAGCGGAGAAAATCCAGGGCTGCCCGAGCGGGGTCGCCTGTGGCGGTCTCGGGGACGTCACCATGTGTCACCCCGCGCCCCGGCAGCGCGCGCCACAAGACGCCGGCTGCCACCCCTACACCTCCGACTCTCTGGACCAGAGACGCGAACAGACGAACGAGGCAGCCAATCGGTGCCCGGTACGACACCGCCCCGCCCCTCCCACGGGCGACTGGGTTCCGGGGCACGCGGGGCGGGGCTTCCGGGCGGGGCAGGCCGGCTTCCGGCGGAATCGGCGCCGCCGATGGCAGCGCACAGGGTAGCTGTCGGCGCCTCGCTCGCTGCTGCCCGACTCCTGCTCCTCGGCCGCTGCCGCTTGTCGCCCGTGCCCCGCTCTGCGTTGTCGGGCGCCGCCATGGAGCCTGCGCCGCGTTGGCTGGCGGGACTGCGCTTCGACAACCGCGCTCTGCGCGCGCTGCCGGTGGAGACGCCGCCTGCCGGTCCCGAGGGCGCCTCGACCACGCCGCGGCTCGTGCCCGGGGCCTGCTTCACCCGCGTGCGGCCCACCCCGCTGCGGCAGCCCCGCCTCGTGGCGCTGTCGGAGCCCGCGCTAGCGCTGCTGGGTCTGGGGGCGCCGCCCGCGCCCGAGGCCGAGGCCGAGGCCGCGTTGTTCTTCAGCGGCAACGCGCTCCTACCGGGCGCCGAGCCCGCCGCGCACTGCTACTGCGGCCACCAGTTCGGCCACTTCGCGGGACAGCTGGGCGACGGCGCCGCCATGTACCTAGGCGAGGTGTGCACGGCGGCCGGCGAGCGCTGGGAGCTGCAGCTCAAGGGCGCCGGGCCAACGCCCTTCTCCAG GCCGACGGTCGCAAGGTCCTGCGGTCAAGCATTCGGGAGTTCCTGTGCAGCGAAGCCATGTTCCACCTGGGGGTCCCCACCACACGGGCCGGCGCCTGCGTCACATCTGAGTCCACAGTGGCGCGTGATGTGTTCTATGATGGTAATCCCAAATATGAAAAATGCACAGTTGTGTTGCGTATAGCTTCCACTTTCATAAG GTTTGGATCCTTTGAGATTTTTAAGTCCACAGATGAGCACTCGGGGCGCGCAGGCCCCAGCGTGGGGAGGAACGACATTCGTGTGCAGCTGCTCGACTACGTCATCGGCTCCTTCTACCCTGAGATCCAGGCTGCTCACGCCAGCGACAGCGTGCAGAGAAACGCCGCCTTCTTCCGGGAG GTGACGCGGCGTACGGCGAGGATGGTGGCCGAGTGGCAGTGCGTGGGCTTCTGCCATGGCGTGCTTAACACTGACAACATGAGCATCCTGGGGCTGACCATCGACTACGGGCCCTTCGGCTTCCTGGACAG GTACGACCCCGACCACGTGTGCAACGCCTCAGACAACACCGGCCGCTATGCATACAGCAAGCAGCCCGAGGTGTGCAAGTGGAACCTGCAGAAGCTGGCTGAGGCGCTGCAGCCGGAGCTGCCCCTGGAGCTGGGCGAGGCCATCCTGGCCGAGGAGTTTGACGCCGAGTTCCAAAGGCACTACCTGCAGAAGATGCGCAGGAAACTGGGCCTTGTGCAGGTGGAGCTGGAGGAAGACGGGGCGCTGGTGTCCAGGCTCCTGCAGACCATGCACCTGACAG agtctcgatctgtcaccctagctggagtacagtggctcgatcttggctcactgcagcctccgcctcctgggcacgggcacggcttactgcagcctccgcctcctgggcacggctcactgcaccttccgcctcctgggcacgggcacggctcactgcaccctccgcctcctgggcacgggcacggcttactgcagcctccgcctcctgggcacggctcactgcaccttccgcctcctgggcacgggcacggctcactgcaccctccgcctcctgggcacgggcacggctcactgcagcctccgcctcctgggcacagtcacggctcactgcagcctctgcctcctgggcacagctcactgcaccttccgcctcctgggcacgggcacggctcactgcaccctccgcctcctgggcacggctcactgcaccctctgcctcctgggcacgggcacggctcactgcagcctccgcctcctgggcacagtcacggctcactgcagcctctgcctcctgggcacagctcactgcaccttccgcctcctgggcacgggcacggctcactgcaccctccgcctcctgggcacgggcacggctcactgcaccctctgcctcctgggcacagtcacggctcactgcagcctctgcctcctgggcacagctcactgcaccttccgcctcctgggcacgggcacggctcactgcaccttccgcctcctgggcacgggcacggctcactgcaccctctgcctcctgggcacggctcactgcaccttccgcctcctgggcacgggcacggctcactgcaccttccgcctcctgggcacggctcactgcaccctccgcctcctgggcacgGGCACGGCTTACTGCACCTTCCGCCTCCTgggcacggctcactgcagcctccgcctcctgggcacgggcacggctcactgcaccttccgcctcctgggcacggctcactgcaccttccgcctcctgggcacgggcacggctcactgcaccctccgcctcctgggcacgggcacggctcactgcaccttccgcctcctgggcacggctcactgcagcctccacctcctgggcacggctcactgcaccctccacctcctgggcacggctcactgcagcctccacctcctgggcacggctcactgcaccctccgcctcctgggcacagtcacggctcactgcagcctctgcctcctgggcacagtcacggctcactgcaccctctgcctcctgggcacagtcacggctcactgcagcctctgcctcctgggcacagctcactgcaccttccgcctcctgggcacgggcacggctcactgcaccctccgcctcctgggcacagtcacggctcactgcagcctctgcctcctgggcacagtcacggctcactgcaccctctgcctcctgggcacagtcacggctcactgcagcctctgcctcctgggcacagctcactgcaccttccgcctcctgggcacggctcactgcaccctctgcctcctgggcacagctcactgcaccttccgcctcctgggcacggcttactgcaccctctgcctcctgggcacgGGCACggcttactgcaccctctgcctcctgggcacgggcacggctcactgcaccctctgcctcctgggcacgggcacggctcactgcaccctctgcctcctgggcacagtcacggctcactgcagcctctgcctcctgggcacagctcactgcaccttccgcctcctgggcacgggcacggctcactgcaccctccgcctcctgggcacagtcacggctcactgcagcctctgcctcctgggcacagtcacggctcactgcaccctctgcctcctgggcacagtcacggctcactgcagcctctgcctcctgggcacagctcactgcaccttccgcctcctgggcacggctcactgcaccctctgcctcctgggcacgGGCACggcttactgcaccctctgcctcctgggcacgggcacggctcactgcaccctctgcctcctgggcacgggcacggctcactgcaccctctgcctcctgggcatggctcactgcaccctccgcctcctgggctctag